The Streptomyces sp. R28 region CTGCGGTTCCGGGGACGGGGACGGGACCGTCGGCTGTGGCTCCGGCGAAGGAGTCGCACCCTCTGCTTCGGCGGTACGCCCCTTGCGTGACCGGCCGAATGCGTTCCGCAGGAGAGTGAGAATGCCCATGTGCGCAACCCTTCGCGTGAGTTGATGCCCGTAATCCCTGGCCAGGACGGACACGTAAGGTTAGCGGCCCCAGATGGCGATCTTGGGGAGGGGCGGACACAGGGCCCCTCGGTACGTCAAGGGCTGCATCGAGCCGAGTCCGGTCCCGCGCCCAACTGCTGTACGTCTACTTCTGATTCACCTGTAGTTCATACGGTCGCCCCGCTCCCGCACAAAGGTGCCCCTACCGTCCGTCACGCTGCACTCAAGGGGAAGCAAGGGGAGTACAAAAAGCCATGCGTATTCAGTTGCCGATCATCCGGACCAACAGTGACTCGCATCCTGGTGGCCGATCCGCCCTGACTTGTCGGTTCCGGTGTGGTGACGCCTGTTTCCACGAGGTGCCCAACACCACCACGAACCCGTACGTCGGTGACGTGATCGCCGAGGCCGTGAGCCGCCGTACCACGCTGCGCGCCGCCGCCGTCGTCACCGCGGCCGCCGCCGTGGGCGCCACCGCCACCGTCTCCGCGCCGAAGGCGGACGCCGCCGAGGCCGCTGCCGGGGACGCCACCGCGGCCGAGCGGGCCGGCGGTACCTTCTCCCGGGGTGCCCGTGGTCTGCGGTTCGACCCCGTCGCGCCGAACACCGCCGATACCGTGACGATTCCGGACGGTTACGCGCAGAACATCGTCATCCGCTGGGGCGAGCCCATCCTGCGCGGTGCGCCCGCGTTCGACCCGGAGAACCAGACCGGCGAGGCGCAGTCCCAGCAGTTCGGCTACAACAACGACTTCCTCGCCCTGCTCCCGCTGCCCGGCGAGCGCAACCGGCAGATACTCGTCGCCAACCACGAGTACACCGACGAAGTGCTCATGTTCCGTGGCTACGACGCCGCCAACCCGACCAAGCAGCAGGTCGAGGTCGCCTGGGCCGCGCACGGCCTTTCCGCCGTCGTCGTCGAGGGGGATCGCAGGAGCGGGAAGCTCACCGCCGTGCCCCGGCATCCCCTCAACCGGCGCGTCACCGCCACCAGCGAGTTCAAGGTCACCGGTCCCGCCGCCGGCTCGGACCTGCTGAAGACCTCCGCCGACCCGACCGGCACCAAGGTCCTCGGCACGCTGAACAACTGCTCCGGCGGTGTCACCCCGTGGGGCACCACGCTGCACGGCGAGGAGAACTTCAACCAGTACTTCGCCAACGCCACCCGCGCGACGGACAAGCGCTACGGCCTCGGGACGGGTGCGTCCGAGCGCAAGTGGGAGCGTTTCGACAAGCGGTTCGACGTGGCGCAGGAGCCGAACGAGCCGCACCGGTTCGGGTACGTCGTCGAGCTCGACCCGTACGACCCGTCGTCCAAGCCGCGCAAGCACACCGCGCTCGGCCGCTTCAAGCACGAGGGCGCGACGGTGCGGCTGACCGAGGACGGGCGGCCGGTCGTCTACACCGGTGACGACGAGCGCTTCGACTACTTCTACAAGTTCGTCGGCAGCAAGCGGATGAAGAAGGGGTCGAGCCGGGCTGTGCGCGAGCACAATCTGTCGCTGCTCGACGAAGGCACGCTCTACGTCGCCAAGCTCACCGGTGACTCCCCCGCCATCGAGATCGACGGCAGCGGCAAGCTGCCGGCCGACGGCGAGTTCGACGGCAGCGGCGAGTGGATCCCGCTGGCCACCGCCACCGCCGACGGCGCCGTCTCGCACGTCGAGGGGATGAGCGCGGACGAGGTGTTCGTGTTCACGCGGCTCGCCGGGGACAAGGTCGGCGCCACCAAGATGGACCGGCCCGAGGACATCGAGCCGAACCCGTACTCCGGCCGGGTCTATGTCGCGCTGACCAACAACAAGGACCGCGGCGCCGCGGGCAAGGCCCCGGCCGACGAGCCCAACCCGCGCAACAGCAACAAGCACGGCCAGGTCCTGGAGCTGACCGAGCGCTGGAACCGCGCCGACAGCAAGAAGTTCGCCTGGAAGCTGTTCCTGGTGGCCGGTGACCCGAACGACCCGGCCACCTACTTCGCCGGGTTCCCGAAGGAGGACGTCTCCCCGATCTCCTGCCCGGACAACGTCGCCTTCGACTCGTACGGCAACCTGTGGATCTCCACCGACGGCAACCAGCTCGGCTCGCACGACGGCCTCTTCGGCGTCGCCACGCGCGGGGAGCGGCGCGGTGAGCTCAAGCAGTTCCTGACGATGCCGAAGGGCGCGGAGACCTGCGGCCCGGTCATCCAGGACCGCCGTGTGCTCGTCTCCGTGCAGCACCCGGGCGAGATCGACGGCGCGACCGCCGAGAAGCCGCTGAGTGACTGGCCCGAGGGCCCCGGCAAGATCAACCGCCCGGCGGTCGTGGCGGTCTGGCGCGAGGACGGCTGCCACATCGGCGTCTGACCGGCAAGGGTCGGCGACAGACGCCCTTACGGGAGTGCTGGGACCGGCGGCTGCCGCTCGCCGTCGCGTTCCAGCCACTCCCGGTACGCCGGTGCCTGCCGCGCCGCCTCCCAGTACGCCTCCTCCAGCGCCGGATAGACGCCGTCCAGGTCCGTCTCCGTACGGGCCGCGAGGAGCAGGCGTACGCCGAGCGGGTCGCCGTGCAGGCGCCGTACCGCCATCGTGGGGCTGTCGGCGTGGGTCGGCTGGCAGACGGCGACGACCTCGCCGGTGGCGACCAGGGCGTCCGCCGTGTAGTAGTCGCCGTGCAGGACATGGGGGCTGACGCCGGCCGCGCGGAACATCCGCTGCACGGCGTCCCACTCGCCGTCGACCGTCGGGTCGACCATCCAGCGGTCGTCGGCCAGGTCGGGGAGGGTGACCTCCGGCTTCGCCGCGGCCGGGTGGTCGGTCGGCAGCGACACGAACTGCGGCTCGCGTTCCATCAGCACGCGCAGGCGGAGTTCGGGTGGGATGCGCAGGGGGCTGCCCTCCACCTCGTGCACGAAGGCGACGTCCAGCTGGCCGTCGGCGACCATGCGCAGCAGGGCGTTCGGGGAGACGTTCATGTGGAGGGTCGGGTCCTGGCCGTGGCCGCGCAGCCGGCGCAGCCAGCCCGCCAGGGCCTTGCTCGCCGTCGAGCCGACCCGCAGCTCCGGGCCGCCCACCGCGGCCGCCCTCGCCTCGGCGACCAGGGCGCGCATTTCGGCCACCAGCGGGCGGGCGCGGCTGAGGACCAGCCGGCCGAGCGGGGTGGGGCGGCAGCCGGATCTCGCGCGCAGGAACAGTGCGCCGCCCAGCTCCTGCTCGATCCGCCGCAGCTGTGTGCTGAGCGACGGCTGGGCGACGCCCAGCTGGCGGGCTGCCCGGTGCAGACTGCCGGTGTCGGCTATGGCGCACAGTGCGCGGAGGTGTCTCACCTCGAGGTCCATGCCCTCGGACACTAAAGCGGAATCAAAGCTTTCACCAGCCGCACAAATCCGCCCTGAAGCTTGCTAATTGGGGCCCTGATAGGGCCGTGCTATCACCGGTTGCCATCATCACAGCCGCCGCACAGACGCCGACACTCGCCTTGACGACTCACCCCCCACCTAGGAGTCATCGATGCGTATGTCCTTTTCCCTGTCCGCCCGTTCAGCGGTGGCAGTCGGTCTCGGTGTCGCGGCCCTCGGCTTCGGCACGATCGTTCCGGCGACGGCGGCCCCGGCCCCCGCACAGGCCGGTTACGTCGCCAAGTCGGCCGATTCCGACGCCAGTCGGGCCTTCTTCCAGGCTGTCCTGAAGTCGGTCGCCGAGAAGCGCGCCGCGAACCCGAAGGCCGCGGCCGTCACCGTCACCTACGACGCGTCCGCCGCGCCCACGTTCAGTGCCCAGATAGCCCGCAGCACCGAGATATGGAACAGCTCGGTGTCCAACGTGAAGCTCCAGGAGGGCTCCGGCGCCGACTTCACCTACCGCGAGGGAGACGACTCGCGCGGCTCCTACGCCTCGACCGACGGTCACGGCAAGGGCTACATCTTCCTCGACTACGCCCAGAACAAGGAGTACGACTCGACGCGCGTCACCGCGCACGAGACGGGCCACGTCCTCGGTCTGCCGGACCACTACGAGGGGCCGTGCAGCGAGCTGATGTCGGGCGGCGGCCCGGGCACGTCCTGCACGAACGCCCAGCCGGACGCCGACGAGAAGGCCAAGGTCGAGCAGCTGTGGGCCAACGGGTTCGCTGCCGCTATGGACAAGGCCCTGGAGAAGGCCGCCCGCTAGGCCTGCCGGTTCCCACCCCCCACATGGCGCGGTCGCCCTCCTGCACGGGGCGGCCGCGCCGTTCTTGTTCGCCCAATAGCCCGGGTGGTTTGTCCGTGTGGGCGGCTGCGGGTTGTGTGTGGTTGATCGCGCCCACGCGGCGGAGCCGCATATTGATTCAGCCCCGCGCCCCTTTGGGGCGGGCTTCAGTGCGGGGAGGTGATTGCTCTTGCCGCTGCTACCTCTTGCCGTAGGGGCTCCAGGACGCTTCCCGCCGGGCCCGTGAGGTCTGTGCGGACCTCGTACAGGGTCTCGGCCTGCCTTACGCCCTCCGCCAACTCTCTGAGTTGTAGGGCCACTTGGACCACCTCGGCGGCCGACGGCGGAGCCGCCCCGTGTTTGACCCGCACGCGCGCCGCGGTCGTCGCGTCCACGATTCGTTCCACCGCTACGACCAGTGGCCACCAAGCGGCCGCCCGGCGTCCCGTGGGCGGGGGTTCGGTCAGGGCGCGTTGGAACTCCGTACGGATGGTGGAGAGGTTGCGGTAGAGGCGGCGGCGCATCCGGGCGCGGGCCGCTGGGTCGACGGCGTCCGGCCCGAACGCGCCCTCCACATAGCGCGCCGTGTCCTCCACGGCGTCCGCGAGCCGGTCGCCGACCCGCGTGTGCCAGCTCTCCGGCCACAGCAGATACCCGGCGACGAGCGCGATCGCGCACCCCATCAGGGAGTCGACCAGGCGGGGCAGCAGCAGTGCGGTGCCCTGGCGGTTCAGGACGTCCGACAGGAGCAGGATCACCGGGGTGATGGCGGCCGTCTGGTAGCCGTACCCGCGCGGGGTGAACGCCGGGATCAGCGGCGCGAGCAGGAACAGCACCGGTACGTCCCACCAACCGCGCGGCACCTCCGCGAGCACCGCCGCCGCGATCACCAGCCCGCCGACCGTGCCGAGGGCGCGCAGCAGGGCGCGGGAGAAGACGGAGCCGAAGTCGGGCTTGAGGACGAAGGTGATGGTGAGGGCGACCCAGTAGGAGCGGGGGACCGGGACGAGGGACACCAGGGCCTGGGCGATCCCGATGCACAGGGCGAGGCGCAGGCCGTAGCGCCAGGAGGCGGCGGAGAGCGTCACGTTGCGCAGCGCGCGGGCCGTGCGGATGCCGATCGCGGCCGGGCGGCCGAGGCGGTCGTCGACGCCGCGCGGGTCCACGTCCGGGGTGGTGACGACCTCGGCGGCGTGGCGCAGGGCGTGGTCGACGGCGCGGGCGGTCTCGGTGGTCGGGGTGGGCAGATTCAGGCCTATCGGTCCCGGGTAGCCGGTCTCCACGGCGGAGGCGAGGTGCCGTACGGCCGCCGGGACCTCGGGCGGGAGCGGGGTGCCGCTTAGGCGGGCGGCAGGGGCGGCCTCCACGACCGGGGTGATGGCGTTCAGCTGGGCCAGCAGCCGGGTCAGTTCGGGGCTGCGGCCGTGGTGGCGGGCGCGGTGGGCGAGGACGATGTCGTACGACTGGTTCAGGGACTGGGTGACGGCGTGCCGGGCCTCGTCGTACGCCGGTGTGCTGCCGCTGCCCACGGCCGCCAGCAGCTCGGCGACCGCCCGGTAGGTGTGCGCGACCGCGGCCCGCTCCGGCACCCCCGACCTGAGCGGCCAGGCGAGCAGCGCGAGGGCCAGCACGAGCAGCCCGCCGCCGGACATCAGCAGCGGCGCCAGCCACCACTCGCCCGGCAACGGCAGGCCCGCGCCGACCACGCAGGTCAGCAGCAGCACCAGCCCCGCCGCGGAGGCGACCGCGCCGATCGTCGAGATCATCCCGGAGACCAGCGCGACACCGGTGACCGCGGCGACGGCAACCCAGCCGTGGCCGTACACCAGGGCACCGACGATGACACCGACGGCGCCGAATAGCTGCGGGATCGCGATGGTGGGGATGCGGACGCGGTACGCGGCGGCGGTGTCGCTGATGACGCCGTTGAGGGCGCCCATGGAGGCGAGGGCGCCGTAGAAGGGGCGATCGACGGCCAGCCCGATGGCCAGGGGGAGGGCCAGCGCGATCGCGGCGCGGGCCACGGCCGGCCAGTTGACGGGGGCCGGCTGGGCCCGGAGGTTCCGCACCAGCCAGTCGGGGGGTGTGCGGCCGATGGGGAACTCGCGGGACATGCGGCCCATTATGAGCACCCTTGGTCAGCTCGTCGTCGACCTCATCCGCGCTGGTGAAGCGTGACGTCGACGAGCAGCGTGCGGTGGTCGGTGCCGGGCAGGTCGAGGAACCGGGCGGTGCGGGCGGAGAAGCCGGCGGAGAGCAGCACGTGGTCGATCTGCACGCCGAACGTCGGTGTGGTGCGGGCCGGCCAGCTCGGCGTGCGGTCGTGGCCGGCGAGCCGGGCGGCGTCACGCAGGCCGCTGTCGAGGATGCGGCGGAAGGCGGCGTGGTCCTGGGAGGCGTTGAAGTCGCCGGCGAGGACGAGGGGCGTCCTGCCGTCCCCGGTGTTCTCGACGTTCTCGACGTTCTCGACGTACTCGGCGGCGAAGTCGCGCAGCTCGCCCAGCTCCCGGCGCCACAGGTCGGTCCGGCCGGGCAACGGCGGCATGGGGTGCGCGAGCTGGAGCCGCACGGCATGCCCGCGCACGTCGGCGACGGCGCCCGGCATGGTCATGGTGCCGGGGACGCCTCCGTTGGGGT contains the following coding sequences:
- a CDS encoding LysR substrate-binding domain-containing protein — protein: MDLEVRHLRALCAIADTGSLHRAARQLGVAQPSLSTQLRRIEQELGGALFLRARSGCRPTPLGRLVLSRARPLVAEMRALVAEARAAAVGGPELRVGSTASKALAGWLRRLRGHGQDPTLHMNVSPNALLRMVADGQLDVAFVHEVEGSPLRIPPELRLRVLMEREPQFVSLPTDHPAAAKPEVTLPDLADDRWMVDPTVDGEWDAVQRMFRAAGVSPHVLHGDYYTADALVATGEVVAVCQPTHADSPTMAVRRLHGDPLGVRLLLAARTETDLDGVYPALEEAYWEAARQAPAYREWLERDGERQPPVPALP
- the snpA gene encoding snapalysin, with protein sequence MSFSLSARSAVAVGLGVAALGFGTIVPATAAPAPAQAGYVAKSADSDASRAFFQAVLKSVAEKRAANPKAAAVTVTYDASAAPTFSAQIARSTEIWNSSVSNVKLQEGSGADFTYREGDDSRGSYASTDGHGKGYIFLDYAQNKEYDSTRVTAHETGHVLGLPDHYEGPCSELMSGGGPGTSCTNAQPDADEKAKVEQLWANGFAAAMDKALEKAAR
- a CDS encoding FUSC family protein gives rise to the protein MSREFPIGRTPPDWLVRNLRAQPAPVNWPAVARAAIALALPLAIGLAVDRPFYGALASMGALNGVISDTAAAYRVRIPTIAIPQLFGAVGVIVGALVYGHGWVAVAAVTGVALVSGMISTIGAVASAAGLVLLLTCVVGAGLPLPGEWWLAPLLMSGGGLLVLALALLAWPLRSGVPERAAVAHTYRAVAELLAAVGSGSTPAYDEARHAVTQSLNQSYDIVLAHRARHHGRSPELTRLLAQLNAITPVVEAAPAARLSGTPLPPEVPAAVRHLASAVETGYPGPIGLNLPTPTTETARAVDHALRHAAEVVTTPDVDPRGVDDRLGRPAAIGIRTARALRNVTLSAASWRYGLRLALCIGIAQALVSLVPVPRSYWVALTITFVLKPDFGSVFSRALLRALGTVGGLVIAAAVLAEVPRGWWDVPVLFLLAPLIPAFTPRGYGYQTAAITPVILLLSDVLNRQGTALLLPRLVDSLMGCAIALVAGYLLWPESWHTRVGDRLADAVEDTARYVEGAFGPDAVDPAARARMRRRLYRNLSTIRTEFQRALTEPPPTGRRAAAWWPLVVAVERIVDATTAARVRVKHGAAPPSAAEVVQVALQLRELAEGVRQAETLYEVRTDLTGPAGSVLEPLRQEVAAARAITSPH
- a CDS encoding PhoX family phosphatase — encoded protein: MRIQLPIIRTNSDSHPGGRSALTCRFRCGDACFHEVPNTTTNPYVGDVIAEAVSRRTTLRAAAVVTAAAAVGATATVSAPKADAAEAAAGDATAAERAGGTFSRGARGLRFDPVAPNTADTVTIPDGYAQNIVIRWGEPILRGAPAFDPENQTGEAQSQQFGYNNDFLALLPLPGERNRQILVANHEYTDEVLMFRGYDAANPTKQQVEVAWAAHGLSAVVVEGDRRSGKLTAVPRHPLNRRVTATSEFKVTGPAAGSDLLKTSADPTGTKVLGTLNNCSGGVTPWGTTLHGEENFNQYFANATRATDKRYGLGTGASERKWERFDKRFDVAQEPNEPHRFGYVVELDPYDPSSKPRKHTALGRFKHEGATVRLTEDGRPVVYTGDDERFDYFYKFVGSKRMKKGSSRAVREHNLSLLDEGTLYVAKLTGDSPAIEIDGSGKLPADGEFDGSGEWIPLATATADGAVSHVEGMSADEVFVFTRLAGDKVGATKMDRPEDIEPNPYSGRVYVALTNNKDRGAAGKAPADEPNPRNSNKHGQVLELTERWNRADSKKFAWKLFLVAGDPNDPATYFAGFPKEDVSPISCPDNVAFDSYGNLWISTDGNQLGSHDGLFGVATRGERRGELKQFLTMPKGAETCGPVIQDRRVLVSVQHPGEIDGATAEKPLSDWPEGPGKINRPAVVAVWREDGCHIGV